The DNA segment ATTGCCGACAGGGCGTGTCATAGACTACGGACATCGTGGCGTGAACCAGTACACTGCAAACAACAATAGACTGAACAACAACAGTAGGCGGGACGAATTCCGTGGAATGAATAATAACGCTCGGGGAGGAGgtatgtttgcttttgcttcatCTTTTGACAATGAACTATAATGAACTAAAGcgctttttattttaattttcagcGAACGAAAATGGATTCGGCACTAATACGCAACGCTTTGATTACAACCATTCGCGCGTGGCAAATGCACCACCGACGACTGCTCCTTTGCAGCAGAATCAACAATGGCCGCTATCTAATCAGTCTGCTGCGCAAGATCGATCAGTGACGGGTTTGGAGCGATTGGCTCAAATGCATCTGAATCCCAATCCTGAGGAAAGCAATCCCAACTATCCAAGCAAATTTCTTCTGATGAACGATAACAGGCCTAACTGCCTTAGCACAAAGCGTGGTAAGCGTCCGTCGTCCATTCGCAAGCAAAAATTGAAGCAattgcaacaacagcagcagcagcagcagcaggagcagcagcaacagctggatcagcagcaacaaccacaacaacagtCACAACAACCAGGGCCAAAAGCAGGCCAACCGGAGCCAGAACCAGCACAATCTGAGCCAATGCCCAGCCCTATGGTGTGTAAACAGGAGCCGGAGATGCATTTGGAAGATTTGAGCTCAGATGAAGACGGCTTGCcagatggtgatgatggttttgcATATCAAAGCAATGACGAATGTGTGAAACCACCCATCAAACAAGAGCTCGTGGACGATCGTCCCGAATCTCCAGTGTCATCACTGTCCTCGCAAAATCTTTCCCCAATACAGATGATCGATATTGAGGATCTGCTACTGCCACCGGGGCGCTATCAGCGACCACTGCGAATATGCTTTCTGATACGTGGCCTACCGGGAAGCGGGAAATCGCATCTAGCGCGTCTGATTAAAAATAAGGAGCAATCGTTTGGCCAATCTCCACGGGTGCTAAGCCTCGACGACTATTTTCTGGTCGAtaaagaggaggaggagaaagaTCCCGTGACGGGAAGGATCACAAAGCTTACTAGATCGCTGTACGAGTTTGACGCGGAAATGGAGGATGTGTATGTGCAGAATCTGCTGAAAGCATTCAAGCGTACGATTTCGGAGCGATTGTTCGATTTTGTGATTGTCGATTGTTGCAATCATCGGCTGGAAACTTACTGTGAATTTCACAATTACGCGCGAAGCAACGGTTTTAAGGTAAGGCTGTTGTTGCACGTTGGGTTGGGTGGTGAACGAGTTTCTGTATCGCTTTGCGCTCTGTTTCTTAACACTGTTGTACCATTTCTTAGGTGTACACGTGCACGATGCAAACGGATGTCGAAGATTGTGCCCGGCAAAATATTCACAATCGAACGGAGGCGGAGATTCAAGCGTACGCCGACAATTGGGCCATGGCTCCGGACGATCACGTGCAAATAAATTTCAACTCTCTGCTGGAACCGGAGCTACAGGAAGAAACGGACACGATGGTGGCCGATATGGAACTAGTCGGGGCCGATGAGGAGGAGCCGTACGGAGCAGACGACCAGGGCCTGTTGGAACAAGTAGGAAAACAGTAGCTTAATTCGATCGTAACCTCTGAAATGATGTTGTTGTGAACGTTTGTGTGACAAGCGAATTATGCCATTGTTTTAATTCCGTTTAACGGTTTACGTTTCTTTTCAAACGCTTGTAGATCAGTACATCACACGTCGACAGTAACGACAGCTTTGCGGATGGTACTGCTGAGGTGAGATATTGATTAATTCGACGGCATTGATTGATGGTTGGAGGGGATGAACCAACAGATGTGAAGGATTCTGATTTTCCCCCTATTGCGCTATCCAATGCCAATTCAATGAAGTCACAATATTTCGTTTACTGAATGCCACAATGAGCTGCCATTTTGTGAGCAAACTCTGGGAATAGCATATTGATTGATAAGATTGATCTTTAACGATGCGCTTAACAGTAGATGTAgcattttgccttttttcaccTTCTCTCGTGAGAGgtgtattattattactatcacaattttgacatttttttatagTAAGTTAATGTGGATGAGTTAGGACATCGTATTGCGTCTTAATGATACGATTTTTTCTTAACAATTGTTACTTGGTAAATATATCGCGTGCATATAGTGTGACTTGTTCGCGAGTAAATGGGACCACGACGCCAGTGAGCAGAATTTAGGTTGGTATTAattgtttactatttattgTATTTAACGCTAATCGATGTTTGCctttaaacgaataatttGATACGCGtactattgtttttttttcctgtcctCGAAATATTAGCATTGGTTGCGTTAGTTCCTTGCGTAAACGAGTTCATTAATgtgcgcttttgttttgctttgaatgttttgctctttgttttgtttagcgaGGCTGGATGGTACCAGCAAACCCTTGAAGCGACCACCCACACTGGAGGACTATCTGCAGCTGGACGACGGGAATGCCGACGAGCAGCAGGAGGACGAATGCCAGGACGGCTCCAAGTCCGGCGGGAAGAAGAAACGAGTACGATGGGCCGATGTCGAGGAGCGCAAAGCGCAGGAAAAGATGCGTCAGCTAGGATTCGTGGTCGGCGTCACGGACTGGAGGCGCATGATGGACCCGTCCGAAGGATCCAGCGCGCTTACGCAAACGAAGTACATCGAGAGGGTGAAGAAACAGTCCTAGGAGGACGGACGTTTCAGTTACGCTGAATGTAGTAAGTGAGATGTAGGGGAAGCTTCAATGGACTGATTTGGGATTTCCCCGTTGAATGTGAGTGGAAATAGAATGGCTTCCTGTATGGGAACTAGGAAACATTGTGCACACGCATACTAATCGATCATTATTGCAGGTGTGTCGCATAatatgttttgtatgtttgtgtgtgtgtttttcggtTTTCATACACCGAACAACGACGGTGTTGGAACTTCAGCAATTAGTAAGACAAATCGTGTTTTATTGGCAGTTATGTACGGTATGCTACACGCGAGAGCGTTCAATAGAAATAACGATCTGATTTTCATCACAAGGTATAGCTCAATTGGTGAATTGCAACTGCGCAATAAACAGAACAGAAGAACTTGGCTACATAATAATAGAACGCACACGAAGCTTTTGTTGGTGAAACATGTCCGAAACCGTGGGACTGGCGCAACGCTTCAAATCTCGGCCAGCTGGAACTGTACCAACATGATAAGGTAGCTAGTTATCGTCGCGATCATCTGGAAGGTGGGTCAAACTAATCGTAAGTACACCAGTGCATGTAGAGGGGGTCGATGGGTCGATACTAACCGAAAACATCAACGTGTAGTCAACATCATACATGCCACAGTTATTGATTTTGAAGTCTTCGTGTAACAGTTCGATAGCGAACGATTCAATCTAAAAGAAACCGCATGCACAGACGGCTCTTTTTGGTACAGATACAGCAATGGTTATAGATAGATTTGTGCTTAAAAATACTCACGCATCGTTCCACTCTTGGGTTTGGATCGGTTGGTAGAAACTCGTTTAGCAGCACGCCGGTTTTTTCTGcctggaaagcaaaaaaaaaaaaaacagaagccaGTACTACAGCAGCGTCTTGCAGAGCGGCGCCAATACGTGCTTGCGAACCTCTTCGGTAATTTCAGAACTGGCTGATACGATGTAGTAAAATTGGACAGCTTCAAACACGGCAAACAGTATAGAGCTCATGTACGTTCCCAGCGGCACATCGACGTCATTTTTGATGTCCTGCACGATCGACGTATACGCGTAGAATATCTGTGTTGGTGCGTTGTAACGAAACGATATCACAATAAGCTTATTAGATACAGTGTCCGTTGACCGCTGCCTCGAATGCTGATCCAATGCATACTTCCGATACAATTAAAGCAAATTGAACGAGCAATAGGCACGCCATCGGTAGCCTCAACAGATGGATGAACGATTTGACATTGCTACTGACTAGGTGATGATTCCGTTGGACGGATTTTAATGCTTCGTACGTTGATATTTGGCGACGCAGCTGTTTCAGATGGCAAGCAGGGGCACGCATTTGCCGAATGTACAGCGATAAGCGATGGTTTAGAATTTCCAAAAAATGTACACCAATGATCAGCGTAACTACGATCAAGTTG comes from the Anopheles coluzzii chromosome 2, AcolN3, whole genome shotgun sequence genome and includes:
- the LOC120948941 gene encoding putative gustatory receptor 28b, with amino-acid sequence MSSILFAVFEAVQFYYIVSASSEITEEAEKTGVLLNEFLPTDPNPRVERCIESFAIELLHEDFKINNCGMYDVDYTLMFSMIATITSYLIMLVQFQLAEI